TAGCCTGCAATCTGAGCCTCTCCTGTGAAGCATTCATAGGTTTTTTGGGTGCCTGTACAaaaaaaaatgacattttatttgTTTAATAAATTGTTGCACTTGATCAACAGCTGCAAACAAAAAATACAAAAGATGGGTACCTTAGGAACTACATCCAACTTTGGTGGAGCTTGAACAACATCCCCAAATTTGACTTCATCACGCTTTGGAAGGTCTAGTGTCTGTTCAGGCCCTCCTTTCTTTTGGTtctttttcttgttctttagaAACCTGTACCGGATGAAGCCAGAAGGGAGTTTGATCAACAGAAGTTCATGCACATGCATATTACTCAAGCTTCAAACGCTGGGGTAACATATTCAAGAGTCCGACTCGGCATGACTCATCTTACTAAGTTGAGGATACAGGTACTAGAATACGCAAACGAAACATAAATATGCTTATAAATAGAGATATTTAGATTTTTCAACTAAATAAAGAAATATTGACGAGGCTTTAAATCCTTAAATATTTCATACACAGTTGTCTTCTTCTACAAGTGTTACATAGGCGTCCATTTATGGTTATTCTAGGACAAGTGTAGGATTGGTAAGTGTCGGGAGTGGATTCCCATATCCTTTGGGGATCGTCTTGGACATAGGTATGACGTATGACCACAGAAATAAAGAGTCAACGTAACAGACCATATCCAGTACAAAATATGTCTTGAAAGGCAAAATGATCACTTTGTCAAAGGATACACTGATAATTTCATTAGAAATGTTTTCATAGTGCGTTACTTCTGACAAGAAACGAGGGATCTCTTAGCAAATTACCAACCAAAGGAAAACAAAATACCACTAATGGACACCAGACATCAGATGCAAATTACTCATGTACGCTAAAATATTCATCCACCTGCCTATTCGTTTTAACCAAGATGAGAATGCTTACTCCTTTTTACGCTGCTTTCGTTTAGAAgtaacacccaatttttccatctCTGCCGCAAACCGTAAGTCATTCACCTCTCTCCGCTttcgtttcttcttcttcttcttatcaTCATCCACACCAGGGTTTATCTTTTCTTCGCTCTCAAGCATTGCTGACATTTTCTCGATCTTGGCGCTAATACTTGCGCTTTTAGGCTCATTTTCAACTACAGACTGAGGCTTCTATAAAGAAAAATACAGTAAAGCATTAAGAACTATACACCCACCGCTGAGGTTAATTTTGGAATGCAATGTCTATCGAAGGCAGTGAAGGCACTGACTGCTAAGTCAAACATTTCTTAGCATTTAGAAAGCAGAGAGAAAGGATCCCAGCATCAACATCACTGTTTCCTCTTAGGTTCGATCATTTCCCGAAGGCAACAAATTGTCTTTCCTTCCATTTATAGAAAGTTTCTTATTACTTTTCCAATTTCCAATAGAGCCAAAGATCCATTATATTTTAGTGTTGTAATATAATAGGGTAAAAGCAAATAGTCTCACTAAACTAGTTGTGAATCTTATATTGTGAAGCATCAACTCAGTCATTGCGGTTTCGCTGCAATTTTCATTCAGTTTTCGAAAACAACCTCTTTGTATTGACTATTGAGTAAGGGCGTGTACATCCAACCCTCTCACCCTATCATAGGCCTGTGCATGTTTCGTTCAACGTACTTCTCTAGAGCTTATTAAATCGAGAAGGATGACACAATAGACCATGTAAGAGACAACAAAGTCTTAGTTTGAAAATATGGACAGTTTACATAGATCATCAAAAAATGATATGGAGACAGTTAAAATAGATCATCGTAAACTTGTAGGGAACTGTCAAACCAAGTTAGAAAACGATGAAAAAGTTGAGAAAGAAAAAATACGATTTAAAAGAAAAGTAATATAATCCCTTCCCAGACTAAGAGTAAAACGCAAAACTTTCCTACTTGCACATTTTACCTCGTAAGGCTCTCGTATCACATCTTCCAATAATTACTCACCACTATATCAGTTATCCTTGAGCAAGTCAACAACAGAACTTGCAATCTTAGAGCAAATAAACCACAAGAGTGCCTTGACGGGATAATAATAAAACACCACTGGTCGAGTTTTAAGGACAGCCAAACTTCCAAGCCATATCAATCAAATGCTACGTTAGTCCACTAGTCGTTTCTATCGACCAATGCTTGAGCAAATCAAGAGCATAAGTTCCATTTTTAGCTGAAACACGCATGTCATCCTAGAGCAAGTGCCACTCTAAACCTTTTCTTTACTCTGAAATCGAAAAGCTTCACTCTTTCCAGGCAAAATAAGCTCAAACTTGAACTTAACTCCGTCTAATTTGGCATCACTCTGATTTATGCTACATGGTTACTAACATAGACCACTAATTGATATCCAAGAAACGCATAAAAAACACCAAACACATCGTCAAACATCCTACCGATAGGCGAAATAgctgcttaaaagct
This sequence is a window from Silene latifolia isolate original U9 population chromosome 8, ASM4854445v1, whole genome shotgun sequence. Protein-coding genes within it:
- the LOC141596818 gene encoding uncharacterized protein LOC141596818; this translates as MGGKGQKRREKNYLKSHGGDKRLPPPPEMSSIHAIPSKLRKLMSYSSSLGNEANLESAIQLKGKKRDASQNKPQSVVENEPKSASISAKIEKMSAMLESEEKINPGVDDDKKKKKKRKRREVNDLRFAAEMEKLGVTSKRKQRKKEFLKNKKKNQKKGGPEQTLDLPKRDEVKFGDVVQAPPKLDVVPKAPKKPMNASQERLRLQAIEAYRNRRGNNRLGIQLPSLNPSSEEQ